Proteins from one Mobula birostris isolate sMobBir1 chromosome 10, sMobBir1.hap1, whole genome shotgun sequence genomic window:
- the LOC140204066 gene encoding integral membrane protein 2A-like translates to MVKIGFNSPVLQKNAKGALLVPELDPESAVASGGDNATGRCLFTLLGLAFILSGLIIGGACLYRFIVPKNKVFHGEMRYFDSSTQPHTPKTEAPYFLAFEDVQFLGNNENVAVINVPVPDFEDYDPAVIIHDFELLLTAYLDLSLDNCYVIALNTSIVMPPRNLLELFMKLATGSYLPQTYLVHEDLVVTERIDNVDQLGYFIHRLCSEKNTYRLQRKEMVKGIQKRSAGNCHQIKHFANKFVTATFICEP, encoded by the exons GATCCTGAGTCTGCTGTAGCAAGTGGTGGTGATAATGCCACAGGGAGATGTCTGTTTACACTTCTTGGACTGGCTTTCATACTGTCTGGTTTAATAATTGGAGGAGCTTGTCTTTATCGATTCATTGTTCCAAAg AACAAAGTATTTCATGGCGAAATGCGATACTTTGATTCCAGTACCCAGCCACATACTCCAAAAACGGAAGCTCCCTACTTTCTTGCATTTGAAGATGTGCAGTTCTTGGGAAATAATGAAAATGTGGCAGTAATCAATGTCCCAGTTCCAGATTTTGAAGATTATGATCCAGCAGTCATCATTCATGATTTTGAGTTG CTTTTGACTGCATATCTCGATCTGAGTTTGGATAACTGCTATGTGATTGCACTGAATACTTCTATTGTTATGCCTCCACGTAACTTATTGGAGCTGTTCATGAAACTTGCA ACTGGTTCCTACTTGCCTCAGACCTACCTTGTTCATGAAGATTTGGTGGTAACTGAACGTATTGACAATGTTGATCAATTGGGTTATTTCATCCACCGGCTCTGTTCAGAGAAAAACACCTACAGGCTGCAGCGTAAAGAAATGGTGAAAG GAATCCAGAAACGTTCAGCTGGAAACTGTCACCAGATTAAACACTTTGCAAATAAGTTTGTCACTGCTACTTTCATCTGTGAACCAtga